From the Bacteroidota bacterium genome, one window contains:
- a CDS encoding DUF1064 domain-containing protein, whose amino-acid sequence MRKYRNIPVVIDGIRFDSKGEARRWGALRLQERAGLIDQLDRQVSFTLVEKTAQDRAVTYRVDFTYRKAGRLIAEDFKGYETKEFKLKAKLFRAKYPEYDLIITNSKGMNQ is encoded by the coding sequence ATGAGGAAATATCGCAATATCCCGGTGGTAATCGATGGAATCCGGTTCGATTCGAAGGGAGAAGCCCGTCGGTGGGGTGCCCTCAGGTTGCAGGAAAGGGCAGGGTTAATCGATCAGCTCGACCGGCAGGTATCCTTCACCCTGGTTGAGAAAACGGCTCAGGATAGAGCGGTGACCTATCGGGTGGATTTCACTTACCGGAAGGCCGGCCGGTTAATCGCGGAAGATTTCAAGGGCTATGAAACGAAGGAATTCAAACTGAAAGCAAAACTCTTCCGGGCAAAATACCCGGAGTACGACCTGATCATCACAAACAGCAAAGGCATGAACCAATGA